One genomic segment of Nitrospira sp. includes these proteins:
- a CDS encoding carboxypeptidase M32, whose protein sequence is MKTVATLAPLTTKLLEITRINSAASVLSWDQETHMPAGGGEARAEQIAVLQGLAHDKLVSPDIERLLAATVDPTTGQAIDQPGDLWDEPSRSLLREIWRDFSRAKKLPSDFVVRLSRETSLAQQVWAEAKEQNNFRQFLPNLRTVLALKREEAEYLGYKTSPYDALLDVYEPGSTIATLRPLFAQMKARLVPLLKRVTQSPNQIDDSILRHSYDQARQLEFGRLVLIAMGYDFERGRLDLSAHPFTTSFHPTDVRVTTRVHEHELQSCLFSCIHEGGHGLYDQGLDQRYFGTPLGESVSLGIHESQSRMWENCVGRSRAFWQFFYPILQQTFHHQLRGIDLEHFYAAINCVKPSFIRVEADELTYNLHIMLRFEIEQDLIEGRTQPDDLPGIWNQKMQDYLGITPPTDAEGVLQDVHWSFGAFGYFPTYTLGNLYSVQFFEQAKLEIPHLDDEIAAGQLLVLRRWLEQKIHRWGRMFAPDHLAQRVTGKSINPEPFLTYLEKKYGELYKL, encoded by the coding sequence GTGAAGACTGTTGCGACGCTTGCACCACTGACAACCAAGCTGCTGGAAATCACCAGAATCAACAGCGCCGCATCCGTCTTGTCATGGGATCAGGAAACGCACATGCCGGCCGGCGGCGGGGAAGCGCGCGCGGAACAGATCGCCGTGCTCCAAGGCCTCGCCCACGACAAACTCGTCTCCCCGGATATCGAACGGCTTCTCGCCGCCACCGTCGACCCGACGACGGGACAGGCCATCGATCAACCGGGCGATCTGTGGGACGAACCCTCGCGCTCGCTGCTGCGGGAAATCTGGCGGGACTTCAGCCGGGCAAAAAAGCTCCCCTCCGATTTTGTGGTCCGGCTCAGCCGGGAAACCTCCCTGGCGCAGCAGGTCTGGGCCGAGGCCAAAGAGCAGAACAACTTTCGCCAGTTTCTCCCCAACCTCCGCACGGTGCTCGCGCTCAAACGGGAAGAGGCTGAATACCTCGGGTACAAGACCTCCCCCTACGACGCGCTTCTGGACGTCTACGAACCAGGGTCCACCATCGCCACGCTCCGGCCGTTGTTTGCGCAGATGAAAGCGCGACTCGTGCCGCTGCTCAAGCGCGTGACCCAGAGCCCGAATCAGATCGACGACAGCATCCTCCGGCATTCGTACGATCAGGCCCGGCAGCTGGAATTCGGCCGGCTTGTGCTGATCGCCATGGGCTACGATTTTGAGCGCGGACGGCTGGACCTCTCCGCCCATCCGTTCACGACATCGTTCCATCCGACCGACGTACGCGTGACCACGCGCGTCCATGAGCACGAACTGCAATCCTGCCTCTTCAGTTGCATTCACGAGGGCGGCCATGGCCTCTACGATCAGGGACTCGACCAGCGCTACTTCGGCACGCCGCTCGGAGAATCCGTGTCGCTCGGCATCCATGAGAGCCAGTCGCGCATGTGGGAAAACTGCGTGGGGCGCTCGCGGGCCTTCTGGCAGTTCTTTTACCCGATCCTGCAACAGACGTTTCACCACCAATTGCGCGGCATCGATCTGGAGCACTTCTATGCCGCCATCAATTGCGTGAAGCCCTCCTTCATCCGCGTCGAGGCCGACGAGCTGACCTACAATCTGCACATCATGCTGCGCTTCGAAATCGAGCAGGATCTCATCGAAGGCCGGACACAACCGGACGATCTGCCCGGCATCTGGAATCAGAAGATGCAGGACTATCTCGGCATCACGCCCCCGACTGATGCCGAAGGCGTATTGCAAGACGTGCATTGGTCGTTCGGCGCCTTCGGCTACTTCCCGACCTATACGCTGGGCAACCTCTATTCGGTCCAGTTCTTCGAACAGGCCAAGCTGGAGATTCCCCACCTGGACGATGAAATCGCGGCCGGCCAATTGCTGGTACTGCGCCGCTGGCTGGAGCAAAAGATCCATCGCTGGGGCCGCATGTTCGCCCCGGACCACCTCGCCCAGCGCGTGACAGGGAAAAGCATCAACCCGGAGCCCTTCCTGACCTACCTCGAAAAGAAATACGGCGAGCTCTACAAGCTGTAA